ATAGCCTAATAAGAAATGCTCAATTAAACCAGCTACAATACATACAGTCTTGTAAATATCGGATATCGTAAATAGCCTATTGACTTTGAAATGTAATTTAACAGCCTACCGACGTTGGATAATTGTATCCCTACAATGCATGTCCATCTCTGCTGGGCACAAACCTTGAATGTAATGTAGGCCTAGTAGACAAACATTTACCAAAATGCTACCAGGTTCTATTCAAATAACGGGAGAGGCACTGTCGGGAGCTGAGATCAAGGATATTTGTGAAAGCCTGAAAGAGAACAGTGTGAGGCTTTTGTCTATCAGGGGATGTCAGCTTTCAGACCGAGACTTCGGACGGGTGTGTCGCGGAGTGACGGAGTCCCACTCACTGGCGCAACTCAACCTGAACCTCGGTGTGGTCTCCACCATCAACCGAACCAAGCATCTTGCCGATGCACTCAAGACCAACAGATCGATCCAGACCCTTTTGTAAGTAGTGGATTACAATTAATAAGTTGTCTGTCTGATTGATTGGTCTTAGTGGTTGATAATGATACGGCTACTGTCTATTCACTCATTGTAATCAGCATGGGTCCCTCAATTTGGGATCCATTAAGAGCTGTAGCATGTTTTTGCCATGGCATCACATCCGGGGGACCAGACTCTAATTGCCATGAGGATGAGCATGAACTCAAGTCTATGTCAAGTTGATGCTTTATGTAGCTTGAAAGCGGTGCTCTGCATTAGGCTATATGTGTAAACATGAGTGAATGAATTGGGTGGTCTTCACTGGCACTTTCATATTGAATGATATTCTGcattttttccccctctttctctccttccatctctcatatGCCACAGTCTCCACGGAAGCCCCCTCCTGGATGCAGGATTGGTCACACTTAACACTGCTCTTTCCACTCACCCTTTACTGGTCTCTCTGGACCTGGGGGACTGTATGCTGGGGGACGAGGCACTGCGGCTAATCTGTGGCATGCTGCCTCCGGACGGGGCCAAATCAGGTAGAGCCACGCAACACTGCCCTCACTTTTACTGGAGGTATCGGACTCTGAACCTGCTTGGCTGGCTGAGGGACTGGGGCCTGGAAACAGTAGGCTAGTGTAGAGGTCCTCtcttgttagtgtgtgtgtaggggaaatggaagcagagagagaaacacatgtTTTAGTATAGAAAATACAGTCCAGACAAATTGCAACCTCTATAGGCTTTATAGAGCATTCATAAAGTTGTTATTAACACCACATAGCTCTGTCACAATGATATTTTTCCATCCTATATGTCGCATGACATTTGCTTATGAGTGATTTCTGAAGCATCTTTATAGGCCGTATAAAGGGCTTTATGAAGGCATTATGTTTACAATTAGACTCATTTGACATGATAATGGAGAAAACACAGACTAGCTAGTCAGAGCCTTTAATATATGGCTACATTCAGCTCTGGCTATAGCTAGTTGGTCATTTGATGGTGATGGACTGCCTGTCCCACAGGTCTTAGGGAGCTGACTCTGAGTGCAAACCCCAGCATCACCACAAAGGGCTGGGCCCGCTTGGCCATCGCTGTGGCCCACAGCTCCCAGCTCCGAGTCCTCAACCTGGACTACAACCCCCTGGGTAAGAACCAATCACGAGGACACAAAACCAATTACTGTACTTTATATCAGTGAATTTCTTTATATGGAATCCGCTTGTATGGAATCAAGTTCTCAACATTTGAAAGGAATATTGCACTCAACCCAAAGTGTTGCCATTAAAAATACTTAATCAATATGAACTATTGTGAACTTCAAGTGTTGGAACAACATTACTGTGTCATCATGCGTAATGGGCCCGTTTCAGAGGTGAAGCACTCTTGAGTTACCGATGATGTCCATTTTATGGGCCAGTTGCCTCCTGCATTACCCAATAATATTTGTTATCTCCATGACAACCACCTGGCTGCTTgcactagagagaaagagaaataggaaAGGAGGTCATCTGAAGAACATAATGTCCCAAGTTAACTtaaatttacattttagagggCATAGGCCTTCTTGATACACAATTATAGGGCTATGGTAATTTTGGGTTATACCGGGTATTTAGGTATATAGGGCATAACATTTGGATTCCATTTCATCCATCTGAATTATGGAGATCAATGACACTCCTAATGACTGGCACATcaaaatcaatcaaatgttatttatttaatgtcaAAGTGCtttgcagaaacccagcctaaaagcccaaacggcaagcaatgcaggtgtagaagcacggtggctaggaaatgCATGTGCCTTTAACATAGCAAATTGTAGGGGTAGCCCAGACCAGGACTCAAACCCGGGTTCAGTGACTGTCAGCCCACCACCTTAGCTTTTACGCCAAGTGATCTGAATCCCTTGACGAGGTcactaggtgttgggttaaggtggTTACACTATAGCAAGTCCCTCATGTGAACTGCCCCGCCAATGGCCTCGCGGGCGCgttcccacttctgacaccaatgtagtgAACACCGTGGGTAGCCCCAACTGGGACttgtttgggctcccgagtggcgcagcagtctaaggcagtgcatctcagtgctagaggcgtccctacagaccctggtttggtcacgggctgtatcacaaccgtccgtgatcgggagtcccatagggcggcgcacatttggcccagtgtcgtccggattAGGGAAGGTTTTGGCAGAGGTAGGCTGTcactgtaaaataagaatttgttcttaactgacttgcctggttaaataaaaataagtaAATAATGATGAGATCCAAACCCCTTgatgaggtcgctaggtgttgggttaaggtcacaaTACTTATACTGTTGAAAAGATGTGCCTGATGTGCCTGATGAAGGTGAAAGCTGAAACGTACACTCAgtggtcagtttattaggtacacccatctagtactgggtcggaCCCCCCTGTAGCCATGAAGGGATGCACCTGGTCAGCAACAATGTTCAGATACCCTTTGGCGTTCAAATGTTGCTcagttggtatcaagggacctaacgtgtgccaggaaaacattctccacgcctgtaccgttgacaccaggcaggatggggccatggactcatgcagTTTAAGACAAATCCTGattctgccatcagcatgacgcaacaggaaccaggattcgtcggaccaggcaatgttttccactcctcaattgtccagtgttggtgattgcgTGCCCACTGGATAGGAGTTGAATGCGTGCGCCTGcgtgcgcccggcccgccacaaggagtcgctagaaagCGATGGggcaaggacatcccggccgaccaaaccttcccctaacctgaacgacgctgggccaattgggtCTCCCccagctgcgacacagcctgggatcaaacccgggcctgtagtgatgcttctaacactgcgatgcagtgccttagacctctgcgccactcgggaggcctgagatgctgttctgcacaccactgttgtactgcaccattatttgcctgtttgtggcccgcctgttagttTGCATGATTCCTACCATTCGACcgctctcatcaacaagctgtttttgcccacaggacTGGTGCTGACTAGATGGTTTTTATTAGTCGCACCATTCTCTATAAACCCTAGACATGGTCGTGCGTGAAAAGTCCAGGAGGCAGGCCATTTCTGAGATGCTGAAACCGGCGTGTCTGGAACCCATGATCATACCGCGCTAaaagttgcttaggtcacttgttttgcccattctaacgttcaatcgaacagtaaccgaattcctcgatgcctgtctgctttTTTATAGCAAGCCACAGCCACATGACCTACTTTCTGTAGGAGCAAACCATTTTCATGAACGTGGTGTACCTAATTAACTCTATCAGCTTTATGCTGTTGGAATAAATTAATTATTTATGCAAATACTAATCTGTGTGTGTAGTCCTAATCTGTTGTTCTGAGTCAATGGCACCAATCAGCTTTCTGTAATGCTCAAATGACAAACTCACCTTCTGAATTCACTCATGTTTTGGCTGTGTTGGGATTCCAGGGGACCAGATTGCTGGTATGCTAGCCGTGGCTGTGGCGTCCAGCAGAACTCTGGAGGTGTTAGATCTGGAGGGAACAGGCCTCACAAACCAGTCAGCACAGGTCTGTAGTGTCACCAACATCACCACTAGTGCATAGTCATCTGCACCACTGAGTGTgtggaaaaacaaaacaaagaaagtggaagaaatataaacgcaacatgtaaagtataagctgatttctctcaaatgttgtgcacaaatgtgtttacgtcGCTGTTggtgagcgtttctcctttgccacGGTAATTtatccaactgacaggtgtgccattatcaagaagctgattaaacagcatgctcattacacaggtgcaccttgtgctggggtcaataaaaggccactccaaaatgtgcagttttgtcacacaatgctacagatgtctcaagttttgaggtagcgtgcaattggcatgctgactgcaggaatgtccaccagagctattgccagataattgaatgttcatttctctaccataagccgtctccaatgtcaatttagagaatttggcagtatgtccaacctgcctcacaaccgtagactcatctcatatgtgtatatactgcactcaataccatctactgtatcttgcctatgccgctctgtaccatcactcattcatatatcgttatgtacatattctttatccccttacacttgtgtctataaggtagtagttttggaattgttagctagattacttgttggttattactgcattgtcagaactagaagcacaagcatttcgctacactcgcattaacatctgctaaccatgtgtatgtgacaaataaaatttgatttgatttgtaaccatgccagcccacgaccttcacatccggcttcttcacctgcgggattgtcagagaccagccacccggacagtttATGAAACTGATgagtagtatttctgtctgtagtaaAGGCCTTTTGTTTGGAAaatctcattctgattggctgggcctatgtcgtcccaggcccacccatagctgcacccctgcccagtcatgtaaaatcattagggcctaatggatTTTTCAATTAATTGATTTCCATATGtgatgaactgtaactcagtaaaaaaatatatatttttgttcagcatagttTCATTATGATTTATAGCTTCCACCCCTGAAATgaaacattttagtcatttagcagacactcttatccagagcggcttacaggagtaattaggggtcagtgcatgctcaagggcacagacagatttttcagctAGTCGGAtaggggatttgaaccagggacctttcggttactggcccaacgctcttatccactaggctacctgtcgccttgTCATGTGAAAATGTGTATTTCATATCATTGGAAAAGATTTGCACCCAAGTGAGCAGTTCGGATTTGTTACTTCAAGCCCAAATATCATGTTTGACTAAAACGGTGACCTAAATCGTCATGGGTAAGCTCTGGCCATCGTCTTTCAGCTCAAAAAAGGATTTCTATTGGTGTGGCCATTTAACTTCCATGCCTCTTCTCAAAATGTGGTGCCCATTTCCAGTATTACTAATGCCAATCATCAATTGAAAAATAACTTACTTCCATTAATGTTATGGAGGTAGCTTTTCACATCCCTTATGGTTCCATTATATTTAATGAGCTTTAATGTGAATGTAACATTGTTCTTTTCCAATCCCACCTATTCTGTAGATTGTAAATTGATTTTATAGTTATATCCACTAGGTGGGGCTGCTGTATATCAAATCTCCCAATTTAGCTGTCATCGTAGCAAAGCCCTGTTCCTCTCATGGGCTAATTTCAAAGTCCGTCTGCTTTCTTAGGAGACGAAGGGGCTTTCATGGGCATGCATATGAGTGTGGAACAACAAGGGTGGGAGTGCTGAACAGAGCCTTGGGCTAGCATACCAAAGTCACCGTCTGGTGGCTGCGAGGCCTCCTCAGTCTTTGATCAAAGTAAACTCCATCTAGACAGGCAGCTCCTTCTTAGTCTCCCTCCCACACTCACTGGTATTGACCCATAACCCTGAGTCTAATTTGCTGTGAAGATGTGCTTACTACACTCAGACACTCTTTTCTCACAAACACACTTCGCCAGCTTTGGCCTGGCAAGTGCAAATGAAAAGTGCTCAAGACTTATGGACAATTTATCAATTTCAACAGACTTTCAATTCATTTTCTAgctactgtgtctctctctcctctcaagcTAGCTGATTTATAAAGAGACTAGCCTTGACATGCACTTCACACTAAGAAGAAACGTCACTGCT
This window of the Oncorhynchus clarkii lewisi isolate Uvic-CL-2024 chromosome 1, UVic_Ocla_1.0, whole genome shotgun sequence genome carries:
- the LOC139410993 gene encoding leucine-rich repeat-containing protein 73 — translated: MLPGSIQITGEALSGAEIKDICESLKENSVRLLSIRGCQLSDRDFGRVCRGVTESHSLAQLNLNLGVVSTINRTKHLADALKTNRSIQTLFLHGSPLLDAGLVTLNTALSTHPLLVSLDLGDCMLGDEALRLICGMLPPDGAKSGLRELTLSANPSITTKGWARLAIAVAHSSQLRVLNLDYNPLGDQIAGMLAVAVASSRTLEVLDLEGTGLTNQSAQVFLDVVENYPTCLRMLVLAENAINPELQQQISDLLSEGEEDDDKESEARCSAGIPTREKTTWVPHSNSHPQRVLLTSGLGESLLAETEM